In the Streptomyces formicae genome, one interval contains:
- a CDS encoding SDR family oxidoreductase, whose product MPHLPHPTADQLRRDPLPLRGRTALVTGASRRGGIGYAVARRLAAYGAGVYLHHHVPHDAAMPWGADRPEDVVEGVREVLGDPEAPVLAGPGDLTEADAPARLIETAADALGGRLDILVANHALSGRDGELAEIDAAMLDAHWAVDTHSVILLVQAYARLRAKLPSRTPGGRIVMMTSGQDIAGGMPGEVAYGLQKGALASATRTLATTLAELAVTVNCVNPGPVDTDYLTGDDYAAVQARFPAGRWGMPDDPARLISWLATDEAAWISGQVIDSEGGFRR is encoded by the coding sequence ATGCCGCACCTCCCTCACCCCACAGCCGACCAACTCCGCCGCGATCCGCTGCCGCTGCGCGGGCGCACCGCGCTCGTCACCGGCGCCAGCAGGCGTGGCGGCATCGGGTACGCCGTCGCGCGGCGGCTCGCCGCGTACGGAGCCGGTGTCTATCTGCACCACCACGTTCCGCACGACGCCGCGATGCCCTGGGGCGCCGACCGCCCCGAGGACGTCGTCGAGGGGGTGCGCGAGGTGCTCGGAGATCCGGAGGCGCCGGTCCTCGCGGGGCCCGGTGACCTGACGGAGGCCGACGCCCCTGCCCGGCTGATCGAGACCGCCGCCGACGCGCTCGGCGGTCGGCTCGACATCCTCGTCGCCAACCACGCGCTGAGCGGCCGCGACGGCGAACTGGCCGAGATCGACGCCGCCATGCTCGACGCGCACTGGGCGGTGGACACCCACTCCGTGATCCTGCTCGTGCAGGCGTACGCCAGGCTGCGCGCGAAGCTCCCGTCCCGTACGCCCGGCGGACGGATCGTGATGATGACGTCGGGGCAGGACATCGCGGGCGGCATGCCGGGCGAGGTCGCCTACGGCCTGCAGAAGGGCGCGCTCGCCTCGGCGACCCGCACCCTCGCGACCACGCTCGCCGAACTCGCCGTCACGGTGAACTGCGTCAACCCCGGCCCCGTGGACACGGATTACCTCACCGGTGACGACTACGCGGCGGTCCAGGCACGGTTCCCCGCGGGCCGCTGGGGCATGCCGGACGACCCGGCCCGGCTCATCTCCTGGCTCGCCACGGACGAGGCCGCCTGGATCAGCGGGCAGGTCATCGACTCGGAGGGCGGCTTCCGCCGCTGA
- a CDS encoding S1 family peptidase translates to MRIPRLAPAIAATALAVLGLGAPTAAAQGAADTQAPRAASVNSPQPIIGGGYASNAPWAARLFSNGRQTCSATIVAPTWILTAKHCVSGGGLSFRIGSLDQTSGGTVANGIRVQSHSTADLSLVQLDRSVPGTYAQLGNPGSVQVGQTVQVYGWGATSQCSPEINCQSQRLKVANVVVTGGCTDAYGGRAICARRGDGITAGGDSGGPMMAGGAQVGVASTSDRQTTTAYTNVTAYRSWIQSVAGV, encoded by the coding sequence GTGCGAATACCCAGACTCGCCCCCGCGATCGCGGCCACCGCACTCGCCGTACTCGGCCTCGGGGCCCCCACCGCCGCCGCCCAGGGCGCGGCGGACACACAGGCGCCCCGCGCGGCGTCCGTCAACTCGCCCCAGCCGATCATCGGCGGCGGCTACGCCAGCAACGCCCCCTGGGCCGCCAGGCTCTTCTCCAACGGGCGCCAGACCTGTAGCGCCACGATCGTCGCCCCGACCTGGATCCTCACCGCGAAGCACTGTGTCAGCGGCGGCGGCCTCTCGTTCCGCATCGGCAGCCTCGACCAGACGTCCGGCGGCACGGTGGCCAACGGCATCCGCGTCCAGAGCCACTCGACCGCGGACCTCTCCCTGGTCCAGCTCGACCGTTCCGTGCCGGGCACCTACGCACAACTGGGCAATCCGGGTTCGGTCCAGGTGGGCCAGACCGTGCAGGTCTACGGCTGGGGGGCCACCTCCCAGTGCAGCCCGGAGATCAACTGCCAGTCCCAGCGCCTGAAGGTCGCCAACGTCGTGGTCACCGGCGGCTGCACCGACGCCTACGGCGGCCGCGCCATCTGCGCCAGGCGCGGCGACGGCATCACCGCGGGCGGCGACTCGGGCGGTCCCATGATGGCGGGCGGCGCGCAGGTCGGCGTCGCCTCCACCAGCGACCGCCAGACCACGACCGCGTACACGAACGTGACGGCGTACCGCTCCTGGATCCAGAGCGTCGCGGGCGTCTGA
- a CDS encoding Lrp/AsnC family transcriptional regulator yields the protein MTGYSTDATDWRILDVLQREGRASYAELARAVSMSPSAVTERVRRLEEAGVIQGYAAVIDPERLGLPILAFVRLRYPNGHYKPFHDLVDATPEILEAHHVTGDDCFVIKVTARSMQHLEEVSGKIGALGSVTTSVVYSSPLPRRPLGR from the coding sequence ATGACCGGTTATTCCACGGACGCCACCGACTGGCGCATCCTCGACGTCCTTCAGCGCGAGGGCCGCGCCAGCTACGCGGAGCTCGCGCGCGCCGTCTCGATGTCCCCGAGCGCCGTCACCGAGCGCGTGCGGCGCCTGGAGGAGGCGGGGGTGATCCAGGGGTACGCGGCCGTGATCGATCCGGAGCGGCTCGGCCTGCCCATCCTGGCCTTCGTGCGGCTCCGCTACCCCAACGGCCATTACAAGCCGTTCCACGACCTGGTCGACGCGACCCCCGAGATCCTCGAGGCACACCACGTCACGGGCGACGACTGCTTCGTCATCAAGGTCACCGCGCGCTCGATGCAGCACCTCGAAGAGGTCTCGGGGAAGATCGGCGCACTCGGCTCGGTGACGACGAGCGTCGTCTACTCCTCTCCCCTGCCGCGCCGCCCGCTCGGCCGCTGA
- a CDS encoding rhodanese-like domain-containing protein, with protein MNNTNTQFSSPSAAAAYFGASLVFHADVSDVASALAAGGDPGFVVIDTRSTASWDQGHVPGALHLPTALIPEQADALLDKSVPVITYCWGPGCNGATRAALALAQLGFQVKEMLGGFEYWAREGFEFETWEGREQRTPDPLTAPVDAEDCGC; from the coding sequence ATGAACAACACGAACACGCAGTTCAGCAGCCCTTCCGCCGCCGCGGCGTACTTCGGCGCGAGCCTCGTCTTCCACGCCGACGTCTCCGATGTGGCGTCCGCGCTCGCCGCCGGTGGCGACCCGGGCTTCGTCGTGATCGACACCCGGTCCACCGCGTCCTGGGACCAGGGCCACGTCCCCGGCGCCCTCCACCTGCCCACCGCGCTCATCCCCGAGCAGGCCGACGCGCTGCTCGACAAGTCGGTGCCGGTGATCACCTACTGCTGGGGCCCCGGCTGCAACGGCGCGACCCGTGCGGCGCTCGCCCTCGCGCAACTCGGCTTCCAGGTCAAGGAGATGCTCGGCGGCTTCGAGTACTGGGCCCGCGAGGGCTTCGAGTTCGAGACGTGGGAGGGACGTGAGCAGCGCACTCCTGACCCGCTCACGGCGCCGGTCGACGCCGAGGACTGCGGCTGCTGA